In Haliscomenobacter hydrossis DSM 1100, the DNA window ACCAGCATAATGGCAAACACTTCCCACAAAAAACTACGGTCGGCCTGAGGAATGACATCATCAAAAAGCACTCCAGAAAGCAGGGGGGTAAGTAGGCCGATCAGGCTACCTGCCAGTGCAGCAATAATGATGTAAGCACCATCAGCCCTCAAGCCCTTCATCGCAAATTGGCCAATCTGTTTAATGGAAGATATCTGCTTCTGAAAAGAATACAGAAACATGTAAGCCGTTGGTTGAAGGCGGTGGGCCACTTCCTCGGTAACTGGTATGGAAGTGTGGTCAGTTGGATTTTGAAGGCTATATTGCCGCCCTGCGCCCTGGATAAGGGCCACAGGCTGCATACTGTCTTGCAGGAACGCCAGCAAGTGGCCATTTTCTTCTTCCCACCAGCGGCCCCTCAGAATAACCTTGCGGGTTCTTACTTCCGAAACCTGGGCGATTGAAGCCAATTGCCCGGTCAAGTTGTGTTCAAAATCCCGGATAAACTTGGGTTCTTTGAATTCGAAACCCACTTTTTGCCCGATCAATTGACAGGCGGCCAGCAAGGGGTTGTTATTGCTGATCTGATTGAACACCACAGAATCTGCGGATGGCGAGACGATACCCTTGAGTCCTCCCAGACTACGCTCAATGGCTTGCTCGTCGGCCTCAGCCTTGGCTTGTATTTGCCGGGAAGCCTTTGCATACCGCGATTCAATGCGGGTCTGAAGCTCGCGCTGAAAGTATGCCAACAACTTATGGACAGAGAGCATGAGGCTGATCTCATCCTCTACCAGGCTACGGGTATCAATTAATTCTAAAATGGTATTTTTTTCGGTAGCCTCCACCCATAGTTCACGCGAGACGGGCAAGTAGTGGTGCTTCGCCTCTGCCGCCGTGATACGGTCAGTATGGCTGCCATAATGGTGTACACCACCACTGCATATTTTGGCCCAGCGAAGCTCCCGGGCAGGAAAGGCTACTCCTTTGGTCTGGAGGGTAATTGGTCCCGATACTGCACTTAAGTCCTGGTATATTTTGGGGCCATTTCCTTGATGGATATAAGCTGCAAGTGAATTTACCCAGCGACTGATTTTGTGGGAGAGTTGGTCCTTGTTCAGTATACCGAGAATTGACTTATGGGCTTCAATGAGTTTCACGTCGGCACCAACAGCCATTAAATTGAAATTCGGACGGGAATCGTCGGTATGTAAGCTTAGCAGCAGGTCACCCTTGACCGCGGTATAAACATGGTGGCGGGCACTGGTCAAATGTCCAGACTCATCTCTGGTGGCATAGTATATTTCAGCTTCGCCGTTGACTACGATCCAAAAATGATCGTGTTTGTCCAGAAAGAAAGGGCGGTTAGCTCCCAAAATGATGGCAGTAGGTCTGATGTCCATAGTTCAGTTATTTGGAGCTGATTAATTCGGAATAGAGCCCTTGTTGAGCTACCAGTTCTTCGTGGGTGCCTCGTTCAACGATTTTCCCAAATTTCATTACGATTATTTCGTCACAGTCGCGGATGGTACTCAGGCGGTGCGCTACGATAAGGCAGGTACAGCCCCGCCGTTTGATATTGTCCATGATGATTTTTTCGGATTTGGGGTCCAAAGCGCTAGTCGCTTCGTCCATTACCAACACGGATGGATTGAGCACTAGTGCGCGGGCGATTTCCATCCGCTGGCGCTGGCCGCCACTGAAATTGGAACCTTTTTCCGCCACTTCGCTATCATAGCCCTGGGCGCGCGCAGCGATGACATCGTGAATTTGGGCATCTTTGGCTGCTTGTACGATATCCTGTTCGGCGATGGTGTCGTCCCAAAAAGCGATGTTTTCCTTGATGGTCCCTTTAAACATGCTAATATCCTGATCGATAACAGCCAGCGAAGAATTCATCACTGCCCGCGGAATGTCCTGACGTGCCTGCCCATCGAAGCGAATTTCCCCCTCCCAGGGTTCGTAAAGCCCGGCTACCAGCCGGGCTACGGTAGATTTTCCACTACCCGAGCCGCCCACGAGGGCTACCCGGCTGCCAGGGCTAAGGGTGAGCGAGAAATCTTCGATAAGCGCTGGCATGGCGTGGGTATAGCCAAACTTGATGTTGCGGAGTTCCAGCGAGCCTGTGAGTTTGTGCAAGTTGTCATTGTGCGCAAGGGGCTGTTCGGAGCGACTGAATTCGTCGGCTACCTCATACTTCAGCACGTCGTCGATTCGGTTCATGTCGCCCTCCGTTTCCTGGAGGGTAGCCCCCACCGCTACCAGTTGATTGACCGGTCGGATGAAGTTGTTCATCAGATAGAGAAAAGCCACCAGCATCCCCAGGGTCATGCTGCCGTCCATCACCCGCAGGGCTCCTACTCCCATGATGACTGCAGAGTTGATGGCCAGGAGAAAAGGAGGGATGATGTTGAGTCTTAGCGTGAGCCAGCCCAGATCCTGCTGAACATTCATCACCTTCGCCAGATGCCCCGACCAGGTGGTGAAAAAATCACCTTCACGGCCGCTGGCCTTTAGTGTTTCGATCATACTGATCCCGGACATGGTGCTCCCCATTAATTTACCACTTTCGTTGGCCAGGCGGCGGTTGCTGTCTTTTCGGGCTCGCGAGACCAGTTTCAGCGTAAGGATGTTCAGCCCCGCAATTACGATGCCGATACTTGTCAGCAACACATCGTAGCTGAACATGAGCAGGGCATAGAAGATGACGACGATGACGTTGAGCATGGCATTGGCCAGGTCACCGCTAAGCAAGCGCGCTACCTTGTCGTTGAGACCGACGCGATTGCTGATTTCTCCAGGGTTGCGCTGGGTAAAGAAAGCAATAGGCAAATGCATGATGTGCCAGAGGAACTTACTGGA includes these proteins:
- a CDS encoding NHLP family bacteriocin export ABC transporter peptidase/permease/ATPase subunit, producing the protein MLTSLQNKQIKATKTGNFRRVQTPTILQMEAVECGAAALAIILAYYGRKVPLEKLRIACGVSRDGLKATNIMKAARGFGMQAKGYAKSIEKLKTMEFPVIIFWNFNHFLVLEGFGKDRVYLSDPAQGRYHVSNEEFDDSFTGVVIELRPEDTFQRADEKENLYTALRRRVSNSRMSLVFVVLASLFLVIPGLIIPSFTQLFIDQFLVNGRQSFVMPLLLAMGLVFVVNSLLIYLQQFYLLRLETKLALTTSSKFLWHIMHLPIAFFTQRNPGEISNRVGLNDKVARLLSGDLANAMLNVIVVIFYALLMFSYDVLLTSIGIVIAGLNILTLKLVSRARKDSNRRLANESGKLMGSTMSGISMIETLKASGREGDFFTTWSGHLAKVMNVQQDLGWLTLRLNIIPPFLLAINSAVIMGVGALRVMDGSMTLGMLVAFLYLMNNFIRPVNQLVAVGATLQETEGDMNRIDDVLKYEVADEFSRSEQPLAHNDNLHKLTGSLELRNIKFGYTHAMPALIEDFSLTLSPGSRVALVGGSGSGKSTVARLVAGLYEPWEGEIRFDGQARQDIPRAVMNSSLAVIDQDISMFKGTIKENIAFWDDTIAEQDIVQAAKDAQIHDVIAARAQGYDSEVAEKGSNFSGGQRQRMEIARALVLNPSVLVMDEATSALDPKSEKIIMDNIKRRGCTCLIVAHRLSTIRDCDEIIVMKFGKIVERGTHEELVAQQGLYSELISSK